From a region of the Acidicapsa acidisoli genome:
- a CDS encoding energy transducer TonB yields the protein MRFGLLPEPESNPASFLTSCIINGALLALLIVFGTVAHHELQVRKMESTEITFPTTPPPEIKVKVKVPPQPKLPAPPEPKIAKLEAPKIFKPKVEPKPEVKQLPVIQEKVALPTVAAAKPAIVLAPQPKAALTAAAPALTPQLHPSVTPVHLGDLNGVKPNPEATRPATIAALGNPYGGMQGKAEAPRGVVGSTGFGNGTKSGSNAGSMGRVASAGIPGATGTASNGGSGSGSQGRVVAAGIPAMATPSSTPAAAVAQEPKTTPPVLLSHSEPEYTPEARQLKIQGDVVLRVTITTSGQMVVHNVIHGLGHGLDESAMRSAPTYKFRPATQNGQPVEYTTNIIIKFQTA from the coding sequence ATGCGATTTGGATTGCTTCCGGAACCGGAGAGCAATCCAGCATCCTTTCTGACTAGTTGCATCATTAACGGTGCACTACTCGCATTGCTCATCGTGTTTGGCACGGTGGCCCATCATGAGTTGCAAGTTCGCAAGATGGAGTCGACGGAGATCACGTTTCCGACGACGCCGCCTCCGGAGATCAAGGTAAAGGTAAAGGTGCCTCCGCAGCCGAAACTGCCGGCCCCGCCTGAGCCGAAGATAGCCAAGCTCGAGGCGCCTAAGATCTTCAAGCCAAAGGTTGAACCTAAACCGGAAGTCAAGCAGCTTCCTGTAATACAGGAGAAGGTTGCTCTGCCGACGGTCGCGGCAGCGAAACCGGCGATCGTGCTGGCTCCGCAGCCCAAGGCCGCGTTGACGGCGGCTGCACCTGCGCTCACGCCACAGCTTCATCCGTCGGTGACGCCCGTGCATCTGGGCGACCTGAACGGTGTGAAGCCAAATCCTGAGGCCACGCGGCCGGCAACGATTGCAGCTCTGGGAAATCCGTATGGTGGAATGCAGGGCAAAGCGGAAGCGCCACGCGGTGTCGTTGGTTCAACCGGATTCGGAAACGGAACGAAGTCGGGCTCGAATGCCGGCTCGATGGGCCGGGTTGCTTCGGCTGGAATTCCGGGCGCGACTGGCACTGCTTCCAATGGCGGCAGCGGCAGCGGTTCGCAGGGCCGGGTGGTGGCGGCGGGCATTCCGGCGATGGCGACCCCTTCTTCGACCCCGGCTGCCGCAGTGGCGCAGGAGCCGAAGACCACTCCTCCGGTGTTGCTGAGCCACTCTGAACCGGAGTACACTCCCGAGGCACGTCAGCTCAAGATTCAGGGAGACGTGGTTTTACGCGTAACAATCACTACCAGCGGGCAGATGGTGGTGCATAATGTGATCCACGGGCTGGGCCATGGTCTCGACGAATCCGCGATGCGGTCGGCGCCGACCTACAAGTTCCGGCCAGCTACGCAAAATGGACAACCGGTGGAATATACCACCAACATCATCATCAAGTTCCAGACCGCTTAG
- a CDS encoding M48 family metalloprotease, with product MKLWKIPLTFLMITLSINVAFAKKEPKYEKAHQLTPEQAALVEKAIAREKVIIKSIQQRTPLVETYIQEMRPDDKLYQVPTGDTYMLNRVDFRKTFVDKPYSARSEKGHGFFKGSLSAFSNIGKALHLDKETFNDLGFTQMMFLDPNGFDQQHYVFSYVRREFLGSVRTWEFDVHPRPDVKGNGRFYGRVWIEDQDGNVVRFNGTYTESASEDNNKEYFHFDSWRMNMQPDLWLPVAIYVEESQRIEGGKTVGLRAQTHFWGYSLTLPTRDSENVSVQVEGAVDQSGDSQDVTPLQATRQWVSQAEDNVLDRLVQAGLLAPPSDFDKTLEQIVVNLAVPNNLNFPDPIHCRILLTTTVEATTVGNTILLSKGLIDTLPNEESIASVVALELAHIALGHHIDTRYAFNDRLLFPDESSFQRVKMNHSDLDNAAASKSAIAYMQNSMYKDRLANAGLYFAQLTDRAKALKQLNSPKLGDSMLKADGTPWLADLAKGAPKLNQDDTTQVAALPLGSWLKTDPWDDKEHMLNAKRYAPLNARDKMPFEVTAIYYKLQRYEDAAKAPADTTPATPPPPAPAAGQAANPAPTSNN from the coding sequence ATGAAGTTATGGAAGATCCCCCTCACCTTCCTGATGATCACGTTGAGTATTAACGTAGCCTTCGCCAAGAAGGAGCCCAAGTACGAAAAGGCGCATCAGCTTACCCCCGAACAGGCTGCTCTGGTGGAAAAGGCGATTGCTCGGGAAAAGGTGATCATCAAGAGCATTCAACAGCGAACGCCTCTGGTCGAAACTTACATCCAGGAGATGAGACCCGACGACAAGCTGTATCAGGTTCCCACCGGGGACACATACATGCTGAACCGGGTCGACTTCCGCAAGACCTTTGTCGACAAGCCGTATTCGGCTCGCAGCGAAAAGGGCCACGGGTTTTTCAAGGGGTCGCTGTCCGCATTTTCCAACATCGGCAAGGCGCTGCACCTGGACAAGGAAACCTTTAACGACCTCGGTTTCACGCAGATGATGTTCCTGGATCCAAACGGGTTTGACCAGCAGCACTATGTTTTCAGCTATGTGCGCCGGGAGTTTCTGGGAAGCGTGAGGACATGGGAGTTCGACGTTCACCCACGACCGGACGTGAAGGGCAACGGTCGCTTCTACGGACGTGTCTGGATTGAAGATCAGGACGGCAACGTGGTGCGGTTTAACGGCACCTATACCGAGAGCGCGAGCGAAGACAACAACAAGGAGTACTTCCACTTCGACAGCTGGCGCATGAATATGCAGCCGGATTTGTGGCTGCCGGTGGCGATCTACGTCGAGGAATCGCAGCGCATCGAAGGCGGCAAGACGGTTGGTTTGCGCGCCCAGACGCACTTCTGGGGCTACTCCCTGACGCTGCCGACACGCGACAGCGAGAATGTCTCGGTACAGGTGGAAGGTGCGGTCGATCAGAGCGGGGATTCGCAGGATGTAACTCCTTTGCAGGCAACGCGCCAGTGGGTTTCGCAGGCGGAAGATAACGTCCTTGATCGCCTGGTGCAGGCCGGATTGCTGGCTCCGCCCAGCGATTTCGACAAAACGCTGGAACAAATCGTGGTGAACCTCGCTGTTCCAAACAATCTGAACTTCCCTGACCCGATTCATTGCCGGATTCTGTTGACGACGACGGTTGAGGCGACGACGGTGGGCAACACCATCCTGCTCAGCAAGGGACTAATCGACACGCTGCCGAATGAGGAGTCGATTGCCTCTGTGGTGGCTCTGGAGCTGGCGCACATCGCGCTTGGACACCACATCGATACGCGCTATGCCTTCAACGACCGGCTGCTCTTCCCGGATGAGTCCTCGTTCCAACGCGTCAAGATGAATCATTCCGACCTCGACAATGCGGCGGCATCCAAGAGCGCCATTGCGTACATGCAGAACTCGATGTACAAGGACCGCCTCGCGAACGCCGGCCTCTACTTCGCCCAGTTGACAGATCGGGCCAAGGCGCTGAAGCAGCTCAACAGCCCGAAGCTGGGCGACTCGATGCTGAAAGCGGACGGCACTCCGTGGCTGGCCGACTTGGCCAAGGGCGCGCCCAAGCTGAACCAGGACGACACAACGCAGGTGGCTGCGCTTCCGCTGGGAAGCTGGCTCAAGACCGATCCGTGGGATGACAAGGAGCATATGTTGAACGCGAAGCGGTACGCTCCGTTGAACGCTCGCGACAAGATGCCGTTTGAAGTGACGGCGATCTACTACAAGCTGCAACGGTATGAGGACGCAGCGAAGGCTCCGGCGGATACGACGCCGGCGACTCCACCGCCTCCTGCTCCGGCTGCGGGTCAAGCCGCAAACCCCGCTCCTACTAGTAACAATTAA
- a CDS encoding porin family protein: MITKTTTFSFLLLLAAVMGAGAVSMQAQVVPSAIKSPISLTVGGTVSVFDPNYIQNKLVGAGAFVDVNLFHGIGVEAEGRWQRFHETEGISQDNYLIGPRVQVLHFWRLRPYAKVLGGFSNMNFEEGIGSGRFTTLAFGGGVDIKMTRRLSVRAFDAEYQYWPSFLGGTLTPYGASAGISYRIF, encoded by the coding sequence ATGATCACAAAAACAACGACTTTTTCTTTTTTGCTCCTTTTGGCGGCAGTGATGGGCGCCGGTGCGGTTTCGATGCAGGCTCAGGTGGTTCCGTCGGCGATCAAGAGTCCCATTTCCCTCACGGTGGGCGGCACCGTTTCGGTATTTGACCCCAACTACATCCAGAACAAACTGGTGGGCGCGGGCGCATTCGTTGACGTGAACCTATTTCATGGCATTGGCGTGGAAGCGGAAGGGCGCTGGCAGCGCTTTCACGAGACCGAAGGCATCAGCCAGGACAATTACCTGATCGGGCCGCGTGTTCAGGTACTGCACTTCTGGCGTTTGCGGCCCTACGCGAAGGTACTCGGCGGCTTTTCGAATATGAACTTCGAAGAAGGCATCGGCTCCGGACGCTTTACGACGCTGGCTTTTGGCGGCGGAGTCGACATCAAAATGACGCGCCGGTTGAGCGTGCGGGCCTTTGACGCAGAGTACCAGTATTGGCCGTCGTTTCTGGGTGGAACGCTGACGCCTTACGGGGCTAGCGCTGGGATCAGCTATCGGATTTTTTAG
- a CDS encoding protein-disulfide reductase DsbD domain-containing protein, whose product MYLSATKLLAFALALAPLQAQNPLGDLQPRPAGAKTTAVTYLFPEQVTVAADKPSAVDLHFKVGQGLHVNSHTPRTEDLIPTTLSLPETPGVHLAKTDFPPGTDYTFALSPNEKLSVYTGEFIVHTEFVASKGEHLVEAKLRYQACNSDTCMPPHTIPVAIDVIAK is encoded by the coding sequence ATGTATCTCTCGGCAACAAAACTGCTGGCCTTCGCCTTGGCCCTCGCGCCGCTTCAGGCTCAGAATCCACTCGGCGATCTCCAGCCCCGACCTGCTGGCGCCAAAACAACCGCGGTGACCTACCTTTTTCCGGAACAGGTTACAGTCGCGGCGGATAAGCCCTCGGCCGTCGATTTGCACTTCAAAGTAGGCCAGGGACTGCACGTCAATTCGCACACCCCGCGTACCGAAGACCTGATTCCGACCACCTTGAGCCTGCCCGAGACCCCAGGCGTGCATCTGGCAAAAACCGACTTCCCACCCGGAACCGATTACACCTTTGCCCTAAGCCCCAACGAAAAACTCAGCGTCTACACCGGCGAATTTATTGTGCATACCGAATTTGTCGCTTCCAAGGGAGAGCACCTCGTAGAAGCCAAACTCCGCTATCAGGCCTGCAACAGCGACACGTGCATGCCCCCGCACACCATCCCAGTCGCCATCGACGTAATCGCCAAATAG
- a CDS encoding TlpA family protein disulfide reductase produces the protein MTDSLKRNVVVIAVVVFVLGLLSLAGWANWQNRKQAAARLQAQQAQAVLVADDNSGGALHMSSPLVGKPAPAFTLTNVKGEKVSLASYKGKAVQINFWATWCAPCKIETPWLVELEKQYAPKGFEILGVSVDDLDKDDKNQLAKDIAGIAKGAQDLHIDYPVLIDGDSIGKPYGDVDVFPTSFFIDRKGTIVAASFGLTSKDDLEANIRKALGEGN, from the coding sequence GTGACTGATTCCTTGAAACGCAATGTCGTCGTAATCGCCGTCGTCGTATTCGTCCTGGGATTGCTCTCCCTCGCTGGCTGGGCCAACTGGCAGAACCGCAAACAGGCCGCAGCCCGTCTCCAGGCACAGCAGGCACAAGCCGTCCTCGTGGCGGACGACAACAGCGGAGGCGCGTTGCACATGAGCTCGCCGCTCGTCGGCAAGCCTGCCCCGGCCTTCACCCTCACCAACGTTAAAGGCGAAAAAGTCTCTCTCGCCAGCTACAAAGGCAAGGCAGTTCAGATCAATTTCTGGGCCACATGGTGCGCTCCCTGCAAGATCGAAACCCCGTGGCTGGTCGAGCTCGAAAAGCAATACGCCCCCAAAGGCTTTGAAATACTCGGTGTCTCCGTCGACGATCTCGACAAAGATGACAAAAACCAATTGGCTAAAGACATCGCGGGCATTGCAAAGGGAGCGCAGGATCTGCACATCGATTACCCTGTGCTAATCGACGGCGACAGCATCGGCAAGCCCTATGGAGATGTGGACGTCTTCCCGACCTCCTTCTTCATCGACCGCAAAGGCACCATCGTAGCTGCGTCCTTCGGGCTTACCTCCAAAGACGATCTCGAAGCCAACATCCGCAAGGCGTTAGGAGAAGGGAACTAG
- a CDS encoding KpsF/GutQ family sugar-phosphate isomerase yields MNDVNSGIAGWTPAELVRTEAAALEALAVRLDEAMAETFGRAVELVVRCGEGRGRVVVTGMGKSGIIAQKIAATLSSTGSPALFLHPAEAVHGDLGVLMPGDVVVALSASGETEEILRLLPVLKRKGDALISFCCNLQSTLATASDVVLDVGVEREACGMNLAPTASTTAMLALGDALAIAVSLRKGFRLEDFAELHPGGKLGAILEKRLAKVRDLMHSGEAIPAVGSRTLMTDVIYEMSRKKLGITTVQEDGRLLGVISDGDLRRLLEREGGAALSKTASEAMNAHPRTIGVGELAARALAELEEKKITSLVVVDSESRVEGVLHLHDLWGMELI; encoded by the coding sequence ATGAATGATGTTAACTCTGGAATAGCGGGATGGACGCCGGCGGAACTGGTTCGGACTGAGGCGGCGGCTTTGGAGGCGCTTGCGGTGCGGCTGGATGAGGCGATGGCCGAGACTTTTGGCCGCGCCGTCGAGCTGGTGGTGCGTTGCGGCGAGGGGCGCGGCCGTGTGGTGGTAACGGGCATGGGCAAGAGCGGGATTATCGCCCAGAAGATTGCGGCGACGCTGAGCTCGACCGGGAGCCCGGCGCTGTTTTTACATCCGGCGGAGGCGGTGCACGGCGACCTGGGCGTTCTGATGCCGGGGGATGTGGTGGTTGCGTTGTCGGCGAGCGGGGAGACGGAGGAGATTCTGCGGCTGCTCCCTGTGCTGAAGCGCAAGGGTGATGCACTGATCTCGTTCTGCTGCAATCTGCAATCAACGCTGGCAACGGCGAGCGATGTAGTGCTGGATGTTGGGGTGGAGCGCGAGGCTTGCGGGATGAATCTGGCCCCGACAGCGTCGACGACGGCGATGCTGGCGCTGGGAGATGCGCTGGCAATTGCGGTTTCGCTGCGCAAGGGCTTTCGGTTGGAGGATTTTGCGGAGTTGCATCCGGGTGGGAAGTTGGGGGCAATACTCGAAAAGCGGCTGGCGAAGGTGCGGGATCTGATGCATTCCGGCGAAGCGATTCCAGCGGTCGGTTCCCGGACGCTGATGACGGATGTGATCTATGAGATGTCGCGCAAGAAGCTGGGAATTACGACCGTTCAGGAAGATGGGCGGTTGCTTGGGGTGATTTCGGACGGAGATTTGCGGCGTTTGCTGGAACGCGAAGGCGGAGCGGCGCTAAGCAAGACCGCAAGCGAAGCGATGAATGCGCATCCGAGGACGATTGGCGTGGGAGAGCTGGCGGCGCGCGCACTGGCGGAGCTTGAGGAGAAGAAGATTACCTCGCTGGTGGTCGTTGATTCCGAAAGCCGCGTCGAGGGCGTGTTGCATCTGCATGATCTTTGGGGGATGGAGTTGATCTGA
- a CDS encoding SDR family oxidoreductase translates to MAQERVALITGASSGFGLLTAVTLARREWRVLATMRDLTRRERLESAARAAGVLGRIEILALDVTDLEQIAGVAATVAARGLRMDALVNNAGFAMAGFADDVTDAELRRQFDTNFFGAAAVTRAFLPQLRRQGFGHIVMVSSVSGRSAFPGMSSYSASKFAMEGWSESLRLELKSLGIQVVLVEPGAFETDIWTRNGTLSEGTLDPRSPNAARVERWKKGIEGAKKQPDAQVVADGIAAILEDPKPRLRYVYGRDAKMALMMRRLLPSDVFERLMVKYSGIDGNAG, encoded by the coding sequence ATGGCACAGGAACGGGTTGCGCTGATTACTGGGGCATCCAGCGGTTTTGGGCTGCTGACGGCTGTCACCTTGGCCCGGCGCGAATGGCGGGTGCTGGCCACAATGCGCGATCTGACGCGGCGCGAACGGCTGGAGAGTGCAGCTCGCGCGGCGGGAGTGCTGGGGCGGATCGAAATTCTTGCGCTGGATGTGACTGATCTCGAACAGATTGCCGGAGTAGCCGCTACGGTTGCAGCTCGCGGGTTGCGGATGGATGCACTCGTCAACAATGCCGGCTTTGCGATGGCCGGGTTTGCCGACGATGTTACGGATGCGGAACTGCGACGGCAGTTCGATACGAACTTTTTTGGCGCGGCGGCGGTGACTCGGGCTTTTCTGCCGCAGTTGCGGCGTCAGGGTTTCGGGCATATTGTCATGGTTTCTTCGGTTTCAGGACGCAGCGCTTTTCCTGGGATGAGCAGCTACTCGGCATCGAAGTTTGCGATGGAGGGTTGGTCCGAATCGCTGAGACTTGAGCTCAAATCGCTGGGAATTCAGGTGGTCCTGGTGGAGCCGGGTGCATTTGAAACCGATATCTGGACGCGCAATGGAACGCTCTCCGAGGGAACGCTCGATCCGCGCTCTCCGAATGCGGCTCGGGTGGAGCGTTGGAAAAAAGGGATCGAAGGAGCGAAGAAGCAGCCCGATGCGCAAGTGGTGGCGGATGGGATTGCGGCGATTCTGGAAGATCCGAAACCGCGGCTGCGGTATGTCTACGGAAGAGACGCGAAAATGGCTCTCATGATGCGCCGGTTGCTGCCGTCTGACGTTTTCGAGCGGCTGATGGTCAAGTACAGCGGGATCGACGGCAATGCCGGTTGA
- a CDS encoding proline--tRNA ligase: MHRWSKLFVPTLREAPADAEVASHKFLLRAGYIRQLGAGIYNYLFLGQRSLNKIIAIVREEMDTIAQEFYLPAIHPREVWEQSGRWSVMGDNMFRLKDRKGAELCLGMTHEEIVTGIARNELRSYKQLPQIWYQIQSKFRDEPRPKGGLLRVRQFTMKDSYSFDLDAAGLDRSFDQHDVVYRRIFTRCGLTFVAVEADSGAMGGSQSQEFMVYTDAGEDLIASCPVCGYAANTEKATSVLEPVTEMEPTGDGLPELVYTPGCAAISDVAEFFKISPASDIKCVAYMALVRGPKGKPDVWHGLAAFLRGDHQVNETKLMSAVGAAELRTMNGEELEAFLHAPAGYLGPVGQTPAVKPLAGGLTVVIDKGLEGRRNLVSGANKLDYHFRNVTPGRDFTWTLAADIRTVNEGEACPTPGCAGKLVVGKAVEVGHIFKLGYKYTSSMGATVLDPNGKEVTPIMGCYGIGIERILTAAIEQFNDANGFWLPASIAPFTVVVTVTNVTDALLRETGEKLAAELEAAGLDVLLDDRDERAGVKFKDADLVGIPYRVNVGKKAVEGKVELVTRAVPGSEDVLIGELVGRLKGLIG, encoded by the coding sequence ATGCATCGTTGGTCGAAACTGTTTGTTCCTACATTGCGTGAGGCTCCGGCGGATGCCGAAGTCGCCAGCCACAAATTCCTGCTGCGGGCCGGATACATCCGGCAGTTGGGCGCGGGAATTTACAACTACCTCTTCCTGGGTCAGCGGTCGCTGAACAAGATCATCGCCATTGTGCGCGAGGAAATGGACACCATCGCGCAGGAGTTTTATCTGCCGGCGATTCATCCGCGCGAGGTCTGGGAGCAGAGTGGGCGCTGGTCGGTGATGGGCGACAACATGTTTCGCCTGAAGGACCGTAAGGGCGCGGAGCTTTGTCTGGGCATGACGCATGAGGAGATCGTGACCGGGATTGCGCGGAATGAACTCCGCAGCTACAAGCAATTGCCGCAGATCTGGTATCAGATTCAGTCGAAGTTTCGCGATGAGCCGAGGCCGAAGGGCGGGCTGTTGCGAGTGCGGCAGTTCACGATGAAGGACAGCTACTCTTTCGATCTGGATGCGGCCGGGCTCGACCGGAGCTTTGACCAGCACGACGTTGTCTACCGGCGAATTTTCACTCGCTGCGGATTGACGTTTGTGGCCGTGGAAGCGGACTCGGGAGCGATGGGCGGGTCGCAGTCGCAGGAGTTCATGGTCTATACAGACGCAGGCGAGGACCTGATTGCGAGCTGTCCGGTTTGCGGGTATGCCGCGAATACGGAGAAGGCAACTTCTGTGCTGGAGCCCGTGACGGAGATGGAGCCGACCGGCGATGGGTTACCGGAGCTGGTCTATACGCCGGGGTGCGCGGCGATTTCCGATGTGGCTGAGTTTTTCAAGATTTCTCCGGCTTCGGATATCAAGTGCGTGGCGTATATGGCGCTGGTTCGAGGGCCAAAAGGAAAGCCGGATGTCTGGCATGGGCTGGCGGCGTTCCTGCGCGGCGACCACCAGGTGAATGAGACGAAGTTGATGTCTGCGGTTGGCGCGGCCGAACTGCGCACGATGAACGGCGAGGAGCTGGAAGCATTTCTGCACGCTCCGGCTGGGTATCTCGGGCCGGTTGGACAGACGCCTGCAGTGAAACCTCTTGCGGGCGGACTTACGGTCGTGATCGACAAAGGTCTGGAGGGACGCAGGAATCTGGTCTCGGGCGCGAACAAGCTGGATTATCACTTCCGCAATGTGACGCCGGGGCGGGATTTTACCTGGACGCTGGCGGCGGATATTCGCACGGTGAATGAGGGCGAGGCTTGCCCTACGCCGGGATGCGCCGGGAAGCTGGTTGTGGGCAAAGCGGTCGAAGTAGGTCACATCTTTAAGCTGGGGTACAAGTACACTTCTTCGATGGGCGCAACGGTGCTGGACCCGAATGGCAAGGAAGTTACGCCGATTATGGGCTGCTACGGCATCGGAATCGAGCGGATTCTGACGGCGGCGATTGAGCAATTCAATGATGCGAATGGATTCTGGCTGCCGGCGAGCATCGCTCCGTTTACGGTGGTGGTGACGGTGACGAATGTGACCGACGCGCTGCTGCGCGAGACCGGCGAAAAGCTGGCTGCGGAGCTGGAGGCGGCAGGACTGGATGTGCTGCTTGACGATCGCGATGAGCGGGCCGGGGTCAAGTTCAAGGATGCCGATCTTGTCGGAATTCCGTATCGCGTGAATGTGGGCAAGAAGGCGGTTGAAGGCAAGGTGGAGCTGGTGACGCGGGCGGTTCCGGGTAGTGAGGACGTGCTGATCGGAGAGCTTGTGGGGCGGTTGAAGGGGCTGATTGGGTAA
- a CDS encoding PBP1A family penicillin-binding protein has translation MALKVRIARPTTRQGWSSLILRAALACVALVALFVFAVGGYYYFRYQGIVDARLKQPLFATTAKIYAAPREVRPGQKLSRAAIVNELRSAGYTGDGTAKDSPLGTFTETANSVTVHPGPQSYHAQDGATIHFDNGVVQSLTDDRGQALSSYELEPLLITGLSEGANRTKRRLITYDEIPQNLVHAVLAIEDRQFFEHNGVNFWRFFVAATRDVRSGRYKEGSSTLTMQLARGFFLSPEKRIKRKLIEIVITFQLEHRFSKKQIFEMYANQINLGQQGSFAINGFGEASQAYFGKDVKELNLAESAMLAGIIQRPNYFNPYRHPERVMERRNLVLDSMVETGAITKEQAERAKDEPLHLSQQSVDASDAPYFVDLVRDQLNQKLGERDFNREGLHIYTSLDPDLQRAATSAVENTVHVVDEQVDKLYARRHRGKNGKPEETTEPHTYPQVALVALNPHTGQVLALVGGRSYGLSQLNHAISARPTGSIFKPFVYAAAFNTAVAGTQLPGHDELFSPITMLSDEQTTYDVGNQEYTPRNFEGEYHEQVTARFALQKSLNNATIGLASLVGFDQVAALARSAGVKSARGTPAMAIGAYDATPLEMAGAYTIFANGGLKLEPWMVASVRTPSGDVITDYSPTSKQILDPRVAYLTTNMLENVINHGTGFPVRARGFTAPAAGKTGTSHDAWFAGYTSNLLCIVWVGNDDYTDIKIQGADAAAPIWAEFMKKAVALPQYSDTHEFNAPEGVQLVQVDKTTNLPADSTCESDTYTAAFLDGTVPAQTCSHPNTDKRNFLQRIFGLGEKKP, from the coding sequence ATGGCATTAAAAGTCCGGATCGCGAGACCGACCACGCGGCAGGGATGGAGCAGTCTGATCTTGCGGGCTGCTTTGGCTTGCGTAGCCCTGGTTGCGCTTTTTGTCTTCGCGGTGGGTGGGTATTACTACTTTCGCTATCAGGGGATTGTGGATGCGCGGCTGAAGCAGCCGCTGTTTGCTACCACGGCGAAGATTTACGCGGCTCCGCGTGAGGTACGGCCGGGCCAGAAGCTGAGCCGGGCGGCGATTGTCAATGAGCTGCGCTCCGCGGGATACACGGGGGATGGCACGGCCAAGGATTCTCCGCTGGGGACATTCACGGAGACGGCAAATAGCGTGACGGTACATCCTGGGCCGCAGAGCTACCACGCGCAGGATGGAGCGACGATCCACTTTGACAATGGGGTGGTGCAGTCGCTCACAGACGATCGCGGGCAGGCCCTGTCGAGCTATGAGCTTGAACCGCTGTTGATTACTGGACTGAGCGAAGGCGCAAACCGGACCAAGCGGCGGCTGATCACCTACGACGAGATTCCTCAGAACCTGGTGCACGCGGTGCTGGCCATTGAGGACCGGCAGTTTTTTGAGCACAATGGCGTGAATTTCTGGCGTTTTTTTGTGGCCGCGACGCGCGATGTTCGTTCAGGCAGGTACAAAGAGGGCAGCTCGACGCTGACGATGCAACTGGCGCGCGGGTTCTTCCTTTCTCCCGAGAAGCGGATTAAGCGCAAGCTGATCGAGATTGTCATTACCTTCCAGCTTGAGCATCGTTTTTCAAAAAAACAGATCTTTGAGATGTACGCCAACCAGATCAACCTGGGACAACAGGGCAGTTTTGCGATCAATGGTTTTGGCGAGGCTTCGCAGGCATATTTTGGCAAGGATGTGAAGGAGCTGAACCTGGCCGAAAGCGCGATGCTGGCCGGGATTATTCAGCGGCCGAATTACTTCAATCCTTATCGGCACCCCGAGCGGGTGATGGAGCGGCGCAACCTGGTGCTCGACTCGATGGTGGAGACGGGAGCGATCACCAAGGAGCAGGCGGAGCGGGCCAAGGATGAACCGCTGCATCTTTCGCAGCAGAGCGTGGATGCGAGCGACGCGCCGTACTTTGTCGACCTCGTTCGGGATCAGTTGAATCAGAAGCTGGGCGAGCGGGACTTTAATCGCGAGGGATTGCATATTTACACTTCGCTCGATCCTGACTTGCAGCGGGCGGCGACCTCGGCGGTTGAGAACACGGTTCATGTGGTCGACGAGCAGGTGGACAAGCTCTACGCGCGGCGACATCGCGGAAAAAATGGCAAGCCGGAAGAAACGACAGAGCCGCATACGTATCCGCAAGTGGCGCTAGTGGCGCTCAATCCGCATACGGGCCAGGTGCTCGCGCTGGTGGGCGGGCGCAGCTATGGATTGAGCCAGTTGAATCATGCGATTTCGGCCCGGCCGACGGGATCGATCTTTAAGCCGTTTGTCTACGCGGCAGCATTTAACACGGCGGTTGCGGGAACGCAGTTGCCGGGGCATGACGAGCTTTTTTCGCCGATTACGATGTTGAGCGACGAACAGACTACGTACGATGTGGGTAATCAGGAGTACACTCCGCGCAACTTCGAGGGTGAATATCACGAGCAGGTGACGGCGCGGTTTGCGCTGCAGAAGTCGCTGAACAACGCGACGATTGGACTGGCTTCTCTGGTGGGCTTTGACCAGGTGGCGGCGCTGGCCAGGTCCGCGGGAGTGAAGAGCGCGCGCGGGACGCCGGCGATGGCGATTGGAGCTTATGATGCTACTCCGCTGGAGATGGCCGGGGCGTACACGATTTTTGCCAATGGCGGGCTGAAACTCGAGCCGTGGATGGTGGCGAGTGTGCGTACTCCGTCGGGGGATGTAATCACGGATTACTCGCCGACTTCGAAGCAAATTCTTGATCCGCGAGTCGCGTATCTCACCACCAACATGCTGGAGAACGTGATCAACCACGGCACTGGATTCCCGGTACGGGCGCGTGGATTCACTGCTCCGGCTGCGGGTAAGACGGGCACTAGCCATGATGCCTGGTTCGCGGGCTATACAAGCAACCTGTTGTGCATCGTGTGGGTGGGCAACGACGATTACACCGACATCAAGATTCAGGGTGCAGATGCGGCAGCGCCGATCTGGGCCGAGTTCATGAAGAAAGCGGTCGCCCTGCCGCAGTACTCGGATACGCATGAGTTCAATGCGCCGGAGGGCGTGCAACTGGTGCAGGTCGACAAAACTACCAACCTGCCAGCGGACTCAACGTGTGAGAGCGATACATATACGGCGGCGTTTCTGGATGGGACGGTGCCGGCGCAGACCTGTTCGCATCCGAATACGGACAAGCGGAATTTTCTTCAGAGGATATTTGGGCTGGGGGAGAAGAAGCCTTAG